In Bradyrhizobium sp. WBOS07, the genomic window GATCGCCGTGACGGCAAGGCCGGCCGCCCGCCCCGCGGCCATCAGCGCGTCGACTTGCGCCGGCGGCACGGTGCACAGCACCTCGTAATCGTCGCCCCCTGCGAGCAGCGTCTCGATGCCAACGACATTGCGGGCGACCAAGCCTGCTGCCGCGGCCGAGAGCGGCACGCTTGCCACGTCGACCGAGCCCGAGACCTCGGACGCCGCGCAGAGCTTGGCCAGATCGCCGGCGAGCCCGTCGGAGACGTCCATCGCCGCGCTCGCATGATCGCGCACGGCCCGCGCCAGCACATTGCGCGGCTGCGGCACGCGATAACGCCAGACCAGGGCGTCCTTTGCGGCGGGACTGCTCGCGAGCGCCGTTGCGGCAGCGCCGCCATTGAGCACGTCGAGGCCGAGCGCCGCATCGCCGATCGTGCCCGTCACCAGGATGCAATCGCCCGGCCGCGCGCCGGTTCGGCCGACCATCCGCCCCTGCGGGACACGGCCGAAGGCCGTGATCGAGATCATCTGCGGGCCCGGCGTCGAGACCGTGTCGCCGCCGAGCAGCGGACAAGCGAACTCTCTTGCGTCTTGCCCCAGCGCCTCCGCAAACGGGCGCAGCCAGGCATCCTCCTTGCTGCGCAATGCCAGCGTCAGCACGAAGCCGGCCGGCACCGCGCCCTTGGCGGCGAGATCGGACAGGTTCACCCGCAGCGCCTTGCGCGCGATAGTGTCGGGCGGATCGCTGGCAAGATAGTGCACGCCCTCGACGACAGCGTCGGTGGTGACGACGATGTCGTCGCCGGACGCCGACAGCACCGCAGCGTCATCGACCAGCCCGAACGCACCGGGGTCGGTCGCCAGCGGCTTGAAATAGCGCGCGATCAGGGCGTCTTCGGCGGAGGCATTGTGTGGGTTTGCCATCGGCGACTACCTAGAAACAGGTGTCATCGCCCGGCTCGACCGGGCGATCCAGTATTCCAGAGACGATCGTGTCAAATCGATAGGCGGCGGCGTACTGGATCACCCGCCTTCGCGGGTGATGACGGTGGAGAATGGGGCTGGCGTATTGCTTCAA contains:
- the thiL gene encoding thiamine-phosphate kinase → MANPHNASAEDALIARYFKPLATDPGAFGLVDDAAVLSASGDDIVVTTDAVVEGVHYLASDPPDTIARKALRVNLSDLAAKGAVPAGFVLTLALRSKEDAWLRPFAEALGQDAREFACPLLGGDTVSTPGPQMISITAFGRVPQGRMVGRTGARPGDCILVTGTIGDAALGLDVLNGGAAATALASSPAAKDALVWRYRVPQPRNVLARAVRDHASAAMDVSDGLAGDLAKLCAASEVSGSVDVASVPLSAAAAGLVARNVVGIETLLAGGDDYEVLCTVPPAQVDALMAAGRAAGLAVTAIGTVVAGKERPRFLDGQGQELALTRLSYSHF